Genomic DNA from Torulaspora delbrueckii CBS 1146 chromosome 8, complete genome:
GTGAGAGAGGTCCTGGTGCTATGAGTGCTATCAAGGCCCGTGCTCCCGTGGTTGGTGGTAACTTTGGTGTATGGGGTGGGTTATTTTCTACATTTGATTGTGCTGTGAAAGCGGTGaggaaaagagaagatCCATGGAATGCCATTATCGGTGGTTTCTTTACAGGTGGTGCTTTGGCTATCAGAGGTGGTTGGAGACATACTAGAAACAGTGCTATCACATGTGCATGTCTACTGGGTGTTATCGAAGGTGTTGGTTTGatgtttcaaagatatgCTGCTTGGCAAGCCAAGCCTATGGCTCCACCTCTACCtgaaacttcttcaccacaaCCTCTACAGGCTTAGATACAATTTCCATGCTTATTGTGACTTGCATTTCACTTGTATATAAGATATACGTTAACATCTCTAATGACTGAAAAATAAATATTAAACCGTCGTATTATTATCACTAGTGCTAATCCTCTACTATGCGTAGCTTGTTAAATTCCCTTGCGGTACCCTCTTGGAATGAAGGGTACCTAACGTTGCCTGGTCTTTTGATGGTTGGAGCCGGAGTGGTTTCTGCACCTGTTGAGGTTGAACCTTGGAATGAACCCGGCGGGTACCACTCTCCTGTGAAAGGCTGTTGTGTAATGAATGGATGTAAAGATGCCTGTTGTGGGGTCCACCTCTCGAGCGGATTCAAATTTAATATACCGCTGAGAAAATGGGTTAAACATTGACGATCTTGCATTTCTCGTTCAACCAAGTTACTGTAATTCTTGATTTTCTTCGATAATCTATAGTGTTTGATAATGTCCGGTAATTTATCCCATTTGAAGTACTGCTTACTTGGCTGCTCTTGCGCGGAATACTCCAGATTGTACTCATCCACCGTCTTCAATGTAAATTTTTGAGAATCTTTGTATGTTCCTATGTTTTGTAAGTCGTTATTGTCGGTTTTTTTTAGGAATTTCGTAGTGTTCTTTCCCATATCCATCATCCAAGTTGGTGGGTACCCTAAGCAATTGATTATTCTTGTTAATTGATTGAACTCTGACGAACcaggaaaaattggaatccCAAGGAACAATTCTGCCACGATACACCCGAGAGACCACATGTCGATACTTGTCGAGTAAGGTATACCTAGGATGACTTCGGGAGCTCGGTAGAATCTGGATTGAATATAGGTGTAAATAGTTCTCCTCTCTTCACATGATGAACCGAAatcgatgatcttcaagtctGGTTTGTCTGGTGAACACAGTAGAACGTTTTCTGGTTTTAAATCACAATGAACCAATTTGCTATCCTTGAGCACACAAAGAGAGTCCAACAATTGCGTAGTGAATGATCGTATTAGGTGGATGGTTAACCCGTGGAATTGGTTTTGTTTTAGTAACTCGTAAAGATTGTTGCTCAATAGTTCAAAGACTAAGCAGAGATGATTCTTGTGAATAAACGTATCATGCAACCTTAGGAAATGGTGCTCGTTCATCGGGTCCACTTTCGTATTCAGTAATTCTAGTATTTTCGCCTCTGTGATACTCTGGTTCAAATATTCAGCTCTTGATTTGACTACTTTAACTGCGACTATTTCCTTTGTGTGGACATTTTGACACTTGACCACTTGGCCAAATGTACCTTGACCTAGTATATCAAGAACCAAGTATCTTCTGTTTTGTTCTGTTCCCAGCACGTCGTTCACGTAAAGAATATAGTCACTATTGACATTATCGAACCCACTATTACACTTGGCCTCGCTTGGCTTGGTCAGCACCCTCTTTGGGTTCTTCGACGTCTGGTAAGAAAAATCGGGCGAGCAAAGCGAATAAGTTGTAATAAGGTTCTTAGTCAATGCGATCAGAGGCGACATAGTTGTGGAGTTGAGAGAAGCACGCCTAAACTTTGGAGTAGCGTTTACCATTGGTGACAAATCGGTCTTCGAAGTACATCTCTGCATCTGAGGAATGATGATCTGCTGTGGTGGGGCTGTACCTTGATCACGTCTCAGTTGCTTATAAGGCGGTTGTAACGATGTCGTGGGGCTAGTACTAGGCGGATAAGCACTCAGTCTTCTATTCGGAGAGTTCATATGTGTTGCGCCAGTAGCAGGAATCATCGTAGAAGCATTAGAAGTATTGGGTGCGGTTGTGGGGTAATGAACGACCGCCACGCTTTGTCTTCGTTGTGAATCTTGTGGATTATAGAATCCTGAAGGTACAAACCGACCGCTATTATACGTCTGTTGGGGCaactgctgctgctgttgtggGAAGAACATTGGTCTTTGTCGTTGAGAATACATATTCGGATACGCCTTTGCATCATCATACTCGAAAGGATTTGGACCTGGTGCCCTTGCCGGAGGTATCACCAAGCTTGATTTCCGTCTTGCAAACGAATCCACATTCTCCTTATCACTCGGTGTCAAATAAGCAGTCTCATCTGGTACATTATCCTGGTTTACTTGAGCATTTTCTCCATTCGCGACTCCCCAAGGGTTAACGAAATTGAATTGTACCTGCTGCCGCCCCTGTGGAGGCGGCAGCTGTTGAACGTTTTCTTCCTGACTCATAAACAATGGATTCCATATACTTTGATTGCCATTATTTGCCTCTTCATTTCCAGTGGCCTCGGCTCCTTGTTGCATTACACAGCGCCTTCAACGATTACAACAAAATAGTTAAGAAGCCGGTCAACTGGATTTTCTATACTATCACGTACAACTTATCACCTTGAGGCCAAATGCACGGAGGATAGTAACCTAAAGACCCTGGCTATCCTTGAGTTGGTGATAGTTATGGGCTGATCAACCGGCTGGTTTTGCTGGGGATTGGTAGTCACTCAGGACGTCTCTTCAATCCAGTTGAATAAAACAGATCCAGAGGCTGAACTATAACTGTTAGAAGCTTATAAAAGCTACCTAGTAGTCAATCGAGGCTATAGAAGTActcaaagagctttgaaTGGCTTGAGAGCGTTCAAATGAGCTACTTTCCTCGTATTATGGTTAGATATCAGGCCTGAAATCCGGGTAAGTACCACTTTTATATAGTCAACTCACAGCTGAGAAGCTTTGGATACATCTATAACAGTGGTATTCAAGTAGTCCATTGCCGTTATTGAGAGCTCTGGGAGTAGTTGTGAACAGTAATAGCGACAATGAATGTACCAGTATCGACTGTGCAGACGAGAAGACGGCTGAAAAAGgtggaggaagaggaaaatgcAGCTACTTTGCAGCTTGGCCAGGAATTCCAGATGAGACAATTGAACCACCAGGGtgaggaagaggaattAATTGCGTTGAACCTGAGTGAAACTCGTTTGGTTATCAAGGAAGCACTTGTCGAACGTAGGAAGGCGTTTAAACGGTCGCAGAACAAACGTAAGAGTAAGAAAAGAAATGCAGTGAGTAAGAATGAGACAGATTCCACACTAGTAGAGGGCAGGGAAAATGGTACTGGGTCTGAAGGCCAGGTAGATCACCATGGAGCTGATGCGGATATggaggatgatgatgatgatgaggatgataacGATTTTATGCACACAGAGACCCGTGAAAAGGAGCTGGAGTCGCTAGATGCACTTCTAGAGCAAACTACAGGTGGTAACAACAAGGATTTAAAAAACACAATGGAATATTTGACTAATTTTTCTAGGTTCAGGGACCAGGAAACGGTTAGTGCAGTGATtcagttgttgaagagtgTTGGATTGCACCCTTTCGAAGTAGCGCAGTTAGGATCTCTAGCGTGTGACACAGCCGATGAGGCCAAGACTTTGATACCAAGTTTGAATAACAAGATTTCGGATgacgatttggaaagaatctTAAAAGAACTTTCCAATCTGGAGACGTTATACTAATATTAAAACTGTTATTTACATCTGCGATTCATTGTTCATATTTTACGAATCGTTTACCATCTCCATATTTCCACCATCTCATTAGGCAGCTGTTAGGCGATATGTCGATATTACTTTGTGCATGGGCATCGCATTGACATCTTTGTTGTAATCTTAGATAATAGGCTCCAGGACATGTACCAAAAGGTGCATGGTAGTAGCCTAACTCATCAAAGTGTATAATTTCATCTCTGTTCAGTAACAAAGAAACACCTATGCTATGAACCGGTGCGTCCCCCCATCTCTCGTAGTAAAAACCACCTTTAGAGTCTAAAAAGTCAAAGTATCTGTTGTATCGTTCGCTTCTAAAGAAGTTCAAATCGCCAATCTCAAAATTTGACCAGAAATGACATAGGTTGTAATCACTGTTAGAATCGACTATGGGTGAAAACTTACCGATAATATCACTGTTGGTAATGAAATCATAGGAATTTCTCTCCATATCAATGTCCCTGGAATTTTCCTCAATGTATTCATCCACAGCATCCCAAAGACTCGTTATGGTATCTTCATATTCATGAAGACTTATTACAAAGCCATATTTCTTATTATTCTTTttcattactttgaaagGATCATATGGGAAGTCACAGAAATACTCGACATCGGGCTCCACTCGGAAATAATAGTCATAGGACTCTAGGATCTTTTGCTTGTAGAAGAACCCAGAGTTAAAACGGCACATGTTTCGATACGACTTTGAACTGCCATAGAGAACACCTTTGTCGTGTAACAATTGCAGTCGATCctcaaatttcttctcatcaatCCAATCGGGACGGTCCCAGTCTTTAGATGGTATCAGACTGTAGTAGGTTTTACCACTAGCCATTGCCGTTGTGGCCTCGATAAATTCCATAGAAAAGGGCACGTCATTTAAGAAAACCCAATCGTAGTGATAATCCTTGTTGAATCTGTCTTCTAAAGACCTCATTGACTTTAAAGCACCTGGTAACTCAAAATTTCGGACTAACATCAGTAACGTGGCATTCTCTCTATCGGGTACATTCTCATTCTCATTCTCGACTACCAAAATATCGTCATTGTAGGTGTTGGTTGACAATTTCAATGGTTTGAAAAGACTTCTACGTCTCACGGAGTCGTACTTCTTAACCGCATTCtcagatctttgaaatagACTTTTCTCGAGCTTATGCTTATGGTAACAAAGCTGGACAATAGAAGTTATTGACTGTGATAATGAACCGCTAATGACACTAAGCACTAGTAAAGCAACGTAAACAAGGTACTTTCTCATCCGTTATGGAGCATTGACCAATTGAGTCGCTTAACAAACGACAGATCTACTTCTCGTTAGTTTTGCAAGATGAATAATTATTCCCTTTCTGTGACCGTTAATGATGGCGACAGAAAATACTTGGAAGGTATAAAAGTGAAAATGATAATTTTGTAAATGCTAATTGATTTCATATCGAAATATTTTACAATCTCAAGGTCTCTTCATGGATTTGCTCCGCAACTTCTTGAGGTTTCTCGTAAATTGGTAAACTTGGACTGTTACTCGTCTTAACGAAGATCGACACGATGCCACCTTTTATTACTCCACCTTGGGGTCTCTTGGTCTTGTCACTTAAGAAGCTTATTACATCCTGGATATTTTCGACCATTTCACCTACTGATGTTTTCTGCACTTGACCAATCCTGACGCTGAGACAGTTATCATTGTTTGGAACGTATGATGtatttttgcaaatgctTCTCAGCTGTGCTCTCACGTAAGGCGGATCACATTCATCGGCCATCTTTTGGCCTTTCATTGGCAATGCCTTCGACATTCGTATGACAAAAGGCAACTTCTTGTTCCCATGATAAAATCTACTACCTAAAACATCAGGCAATAAATGATGAACACGGAAATCTGCCACGATTAAATCAAACTCCTTATACAACTGATTCATCTTGGCTCCTCTAAATCGACGtttcagatttttcacACTTattatctctttgaaaaggtcaGATGTGGCCTCATGGTCTGTCAATGCTTGACGGTAATTTGTAGAGGGATCCTTGCTAATAAGCAGGACACGTAAATCTTTCGGTTTATCTAGCTTACAGGATTGCAATGGGATGATGCGAGGAACATTATCCTTTTTGGCACCCATCTTCTTACCCATATAAAGAATCATATGAACATTTTTATCTTGCTTCAATTTTGGATCAGTATCGCAATGTGACAATAATGATTCCAAAGCTTTTGTTGCCAACCCATCTCTATCAACTTTGACTGAGGAAGCCATTTGAATACCCTGGTACAAACCTTTTGATCTTGTAGATACACCAGGAAGTCCATTTTTCACCTTTCAAgttaagcgatgagcttgaatgaaaataaaaaaaaaaatttaaCAAGATAGTTACGATATGATGAGCTGAAACTTTGCATAGCTTGAAATGTTTATATACTTTCAGATCCGTAGTCCGGACTTAACTTAGCGTTTAGGTTAGAAGAAAAGGGGCATTCTTAATGTTGATTATACAGTTCAATTACCTTAAGTGAACAACTCAGCAATGTTGGATggcaattcttcaatttgagtAGAGTAGAAAGTTTCCAATTCTCTCATAGCACCAACATCTTCGTTGGTAACGAAGTTGATGGCAACACCCTTTCTACCGAAACGACCACCTCTACCGATTCTGTGGATGTAGTTTTCCTTGTTAGTTGGCAAGTCGTAGTTGATAACCAAGGAgacttgttgaacatcGATACCTCTAGCCAACAAATCGGTGGAGATCAAGATTCTGGAAGAACCACTTCTGAATTCCTTCATGATGatatctctttcttgttgtGGCAAGTCAGAGTAGATAGAAGAAACGGTGAAGTTGTCAgccttcaatttttggGTCAACTCTTCGACCTTTCTTCTGGTGTTACAGAAGATAACGGCTTGAGTAACGGAGATAGAGTCGTACAAATCGGTCAAACAGTCGTACTTGTAAAGTTCTTGTTCAACGTTGATGTAGAATTGTTGAATACCTTCTAAAGTcaattcatccttcttgACCAAAATTCTAACTGGGTTTCTCATGAACTTGGTGGTAACTTCCAAGACGTCCTTTGGCATAGTAGCAGACAACAAGACAACTTGAGTAGTTGGTGGAAGTAGAGTGAAAATTTGGTAAATTTGCTCCTTGAAACCAGAGGACAACATTTCATCGGCTTCATCCAAGATGAACATCTTAATGCTGTCAGTCTTGAACTTACGTCTTTGGATGTTGTCGAAAACACGACCTGGGGTACCAACGACGATTTGAGCATCTCTCAAACCTTCAGCATCCTCTTGGAAAGAAGTACCACCGATACAGGCGTGAACCTTGATGTCCATGTGGAAAGCC
This window encodes:
- the TIM17 gene encoding protein transporter TIM17 (similar to Saccharomyces cerevisiae TIM17 (YJL143W); ancestral locus Anc_1.206), which produces MSADHSRDPCPIVILNDFGGAFAMGAIGGCVWHGIKGFRNSPLGERGPGAMSAIKARAPVVGGNFGVWGGLFSTFDCAVKAVRKREDPWNAIIGGFFTGGALAIRGGWRHTRNSAITCACLLGVIEGVGLMFQRYAAWQAKPMAPPLPETSSPQPLQA
- the YAK1 gene encoding serine/threonine protein kinase YAK1 (similar to Saccharomyces cerevisiae YAK1 (YJL141C); ancestral locus Anc_1.207), which gives rise to MQQGAEATGNEEANNGNQSIWNPLFMSQEENVQQLPPPQGRQQVQFNFVNPWGVANGENAQVNQDNVPDETAYLTPSDKENVDSFARRKSSLVIPPARAPGPNPFEYDDAKAYPNMYSQRQRPMFFPQQQQQLPQQTYNSGRFVPSGFYNPQDSQRRQSVAVVHYPTTAPNTSNASTMIPATGATHMNSPNRRLSAYPPSTSPTTSLQPPYKQLRRDQGTAPPQQIIIPQMQRCTSKTDLSPMVNATPKFRRASLNSTTMSPLIALTKNLITTYSLCSPDFSYQTSKNPKRVLTKPSEAKCNSGFDNVNSDYILYVNDVLGTEQNRRYLVLDILGQGTFGQVVKCQNVHTKEIVAVKVVKSRAEYLNQSITEAKILELLNTKVDPMNEHHFLRLHDTFIHKNHLCLVFELLSNNLYELLKQNQFHGLTIHLIRSFTTQLLDSLCVLKDSKLVHCDLKPENVLLCSPDKPDLKIIDFGSSCEERRTIYTYIQSRFYRAPEVILGIPYSTSIDMWSLGCIVAELFLGIPIFPGSSEFNQLTRIINCLGYPPTWMMDMGKNTTKFLKKTDNNDLQNIGTYKDSQKFTLKTVDEYNLEYSAQEQPSKQYFKWDKLPDIIKHYRLSKKIKNYSNLVEREMQDRQCLTHFLSGILNLNPLERWTPQQASLHPFITQQPFTGEWYPPGSFQGSTSTGAETTPAPTIKRPGNVRYPSFQEGTAREFNKLRIVED
- the RPB4 gene encoding DNA-directed RNA polymerase II subunit RPB4 (similar to Saccharomyces cerevisiae RPB4 (YJL140W); ancestral locus Anc_1.208), which translates into the protein MNVPVSTVQTRRRLKKVEEEENAATLQLGQEFQMRQLNHQGEEEELIALNLSETRLVIKEALVERRKAFKRSQNKRKSKKRNAVSKNETDSTLVEGRENGTGSEGQVDHHGADADMEDDDDDEDDNDFMHTETREKELESLDALLEQTTGGNNKDLKNTMEYLTNFSRFRDQETVSAVIQLLKSVGLHPFEVAQLGSLACDTADEAKTLIPSLNNKISDDDLERILKELSNLETLY
- the YUR1 gene encoding mannosyltransferase YUR1 (similar to Saccharomyces cerevisiae YUR1 (YJL139C) and KTR2 (YKR061W); ancestral locus Anc_1.209); translation: MRKYLVYVALLVLSVISGSLSQSITSIVQLCYHKHKLEKSLFQRSENAVKKYDSVRRRSLFKPLKLSTNTYNDDILVVENENENVPDRENATLLMLVRNFELPGALKSMRSLEDRFNKDYHYDWVFLNDVPFSMEFIEATTAMASGKTYYSLIPSKDWDRPDWIDEKKFEDRLQLLHDKGVLYGSSKSYRNMCRFNSGFFYKQKILESYDYYFRVEPDVEYFCDFPYDPFKVMKKNNKKYGFVISLHEYEDTITSLWDAVDEYIEENSRDIDMERNSYDFITNSDIIGKFSPIVDSNSDYNLCHFWSNFEIGDLNFFRSERYNRYFDFLDSKGGFYYERWGDAPVHSIGVSLLLNRDEIIHFDELGYYHAPFGTCPGAYYLRLQQRCQCDAHAQSNIDISPNSCLMRWWKYGDGKRFVKYEQ
- the UTP30 gene encoding Utp30p (similar to Saccharomyces cerevisiae UTP30 (YKR060W); ancestral locus Anc_1.210), which produces MASSVKVDRDGLATKALESLLSHCDTDPKLKQDKNVHMILYMGKKMGAKKDNVPRIIPLQSCKLDKPKDLRVLLISKDPSTNYRQALTDHEATSDLFKEIISVKNLKRRFRGAKMNQLYKEFDLIVADFRVHHLLPDVLGSRFYHGNKKLPFVIRMSKALPMKGQKMADECDPPYVRAQLRSICKNTSYVPNNDNCLSVRIGQVQKTSVGEMVENIQDVISFLSDKTKRPQGGVIKGGIVSIFVKTSNSPSLPIYEKPQEVAEQIHEETLRL
- the TDEL0H00930 gene encoding uncharacterized protein (similar to Saccharomyces cerevisiae TIF2 (YJL138C) and TIF1 (YKR059W); ancestral locus Anc_1.211); translated protein: MSEGITEVEESQIQTNYDKVVYKFDDMNLKNELLRGVFGYGFEDPSAIQQRAILPIIEGHDVLAQAQSGTGKTGTFSIAALQRIDSALKSPQALILAPTRELALQIQKVVIALAFHMDIKVHACIGGTSFQEDAEGLRDAQIVVGTPGRVFDNIQRRKFKTDSIKMFILDEADEMLSSGFKEQIYQIFTLLPPTTQVVLLSATMPKDVLEVTTKFMRNPVRILVKKDELTLEGIQQFYINVEQELYKYDCLTDLYDSISVTQAVIFCNTRRKVEELTQKLKADNFTVSSIYSDLPQQERDIIMKEFRSGSSRILISTDLLARGIDVQQVSLVINYDLPTNKENYIHRIGRGGRFGRKGVAINFVTNEDVGAMRELETFYSTQIEELPSNIAELFT